Genomic DNA from Corallococcus macrosporus:
CCGCTGCCCACCAGCCCCACCAGCACGCCGGAGATGAGGTGGATGCGCATGTTGCGCTGCCAGGCCACGGTGTGGATGAGGCCCGCCCACGCATGTCCGAACGAGGCGAACAGCCCGTTGCTGCGGCGGGAGGGAAACTGGGGACGGGAGGGTGCAGGAACGGTCATCGGAAGGTGAAGGGGTGGGCAGGCTAGCACCCACAGGTCCGATTGAAGCGGGGGAGTGAACGGGTAAGGTCGGCCGCGTGATGCGAACGTTCCTTCCGTCCTGGTCGCGCACGCTGGCGCTGACCCTGCTGTTCACCTCCGTCCTCGCTCAAGCGCAGGACACCCCTGAAGCCTTCGAGGGAGACGACCTGGGGCTGGAGCCTCCGGGTGTTCAATACCTGCCAGCTCCGGCCCCCCGGGCCCACGAGCAGCGCCGCCTGTCGCCGGACGCGCCCGCGGTGGTGCGCCGTGAGGTCCGCGCCGGGAAGTCCAACGTGAAGTCAGCGGGCGTGCCGCAGACGCGACGGGGTGACGGTGCGCTGTCCGGCAAGGTCATCTACCTGAGCCCGGGCCACGGCTTCTATCGCGACGACAAGCTGAAGCGCTGGGCGACGCAGCGGCCCAACACCTGGGGCGTGGTGGAGGACTTCATCTCCGCGGAGGTGGTGTCGCAGGAGTTGCAGCCCCAGTTGATGGCGGCGGGCGCCACGGTGGTGACGGTGCGCGAGTCGGACCTGAACCCGCTGCTTGCCACGGTGGACAACGGCGGCACGGGCTACGTGGAGGGCGGGGACAGCGCGCGCTTCCACGCCTCCGCGCAGAAGGGCTGGGCCCCGCCGCCCGTGCCCATGGGCAACAACGTGGAGCCCTTCACCCTGGGCACCACGCGCACGCTGGACACGGCGGCCACCTCCAGCGCGAGGGCGACGTGGACCCCGGACGTGCCCGCGGACGCGGCCTACAACGTCTACGTCTCCTACGGCTCCGACCCCACGCGTGCGACGGACGCGCACTACGTGGTGAAGCACACGGGCGGCGAGAGCCACTTCCGCGTGAACCAGCAGCGCCACGGCGGCACGTGGGTGCTGCTGGGACGCTTCTACTTCAAGGCGGGCAAGCATCCGGAGTCGGGTGCGGTGGTGCTGGAGAACGATTCGGCGCAGGGCACGGGCGCGACGCTGTCCGTGGACGCGGTGCGGCTGGGCGGTGGACGCGGCCTGCTGGGTGACGCGGCGCAGGGACCGCTCTTGCGTCCGCGCTTCGAGGAGAGCGGGCGCTACCACGTGCAGTACAGCGGGGCGCCCTTCAGCGTGTACGCGCCGTCGGGGGGCAACGCCCTGTCCAACGAGCGCAACGCGGACGTGACGTCCCGGCCGCGCTTCGCCGCGTGGCTGCACGAGGAGGGCGAGGACGCCGTCTACGTCGCGTGGCACACCAACGCGGGCACGACCGGCACGGTGCGGGGCACGGAGGCCTACGTCTACGGGCCGCACCCGGTGGACGGCACGCTCAACTTCACGGGCGTGGCGGGCAGCGACGTGCTGGGCCGGGCGCTCCTGGCGCAGATTGACACGGACCTCAAGCGCGAGGTGGATCCGGCCTGGCGCGTGCGCGGCCTGCGCTCGGGGAACCTGGGCGAGGTGAACCCCACGCACAACCCGGAGACGCCCGCCGTGCTCCTGGAGATGGCGTATCACGACAACACGACGGACGCGGGGAACCTCAAGGAGGCCCGCTTCCGCCACGTGGCCGCGCGCGCCATCGTGCAGGGGTTGATCAAGTACTTCGCGACCCGGGACGGCGCGGCGGTGCACCTGCCGCCGGAGACGCCGGGTGCGGTGGCCGCGCGCAACGCGACGACGGGCGCGGTGGAGGTGAAGTGGACGGCGCCCCCGCAGGTCGCCCTGGAGGAGGGCCGCGACGCGCCCACGGGCTACCGGCTCTACCAGAGCGCGGACGGCTTCGGCTGGGACGAGGGCACGGAAGTCCAGGGCACGTCGGCCACCGTCAGCCTGGCGGCCGGTACGCTGCGCTACTTCCGCGTCGCCGCGGTGAACGCGGGCGGTGAGTCCTTCCCGTCCGCCACGGTGGGCGTGCGCGTGGGAGACACGCCGCCGGTGCTGCTGGTGAACGCGTACGAGCGGCTGGACGCGACGGTCGCGTGCGGCGAGGAGCTGGAGACGCCGTACGACCTGGAGGCGCCGCTGCGCGTCTACCTGGAGGCGATGAACGACGGCAGCTACCTGCGCCAGCACGGCGCGGCGTTCGCGCAGGCGGCGGTGGCCTTCGACAGCGCAACGGGCAACGCGGTGGCGGCGGGGCTGGTGTCGCCCACGGGCTACCGGCTGGTGGACTGGTCCACCGGGCGCGGCGGGGTGGGGGGCGCGGGCCTGACGCGCACGGAGCAGGACACCCTGCGCGCGTTCGTCACCGGCGGCGGAAACCTCCTGCTGTCGGGCAGCCGCACGGTGTTCGCGCTGTCGCAGGGCAGCGCGGAGGACAAGGCGTTCCTCGCGGACATCCTCCGGGCGTCCTTCGGCGTCGGCTCGGTCCTGGGCCGGGTGGAGGGCTTCACGGGCGGCATCCTCCGCGACCTGCCGGCCACGCCGCTGGACGACGGGACGCTCGAGGCCTACCCCGTGGGGGTGACGGACGTCCTGCTGCCCACGACGCCGGGGACGGACGTGCTCCGCTACGTGAACGCGGGTCTGGGCGCGGCGGTCCTGTCCGGCACCGCGCCCGCGGGCCAGGTGCTGGTGCTGGGCTTCCCGTTCGAGGGCCTTGCGTCCAATCGCGAACGGTCGCGGCTGGTGGGCGAGTTCCTGGTGCGCTCGGGACTCCTGGCCCAGGCACCGGCACTGCCCACGGCGGACGTGACGCCCGCGGTGAGCCCCCGGCCACTGTCGTCCTGCGTGGCGGTGCGCGAGGTGGATCCGCATCCGGTGGTGCAGCCGCCTCCACCTCCGCCGCCGCCGGAACCGACGGTCGTTCCGGCGCTCCCGAGTGACTATTCCCCCAAGGGGGACAGCGGCTGCGGATGCGGGGCCGGGTCGGGAACGGCCTCCGGGCTCTGGGTGTTGGTCGGGGTGATTGTTCAGCTCCGGCGTGCGCGCTCGAAAGCGGCCCACGCGAAGCGTTGACTCGGCGGGGGCGCCTGCCTACGGTCGCCCGCCTTCTTTACGAGACTCATGACGGTGGGCCGCGAAGGCCCACCCCTTCTTAGGAGACGGAAAACACCATGGCCATCAAGCTCGCCATCAACGGCTTCGGTCGTATCGGTCGCTGCATCCTGCGCGCCGCGCTCAGCCGCAAGGAAGACCTCGAGATCGTCGCCATCAACGACCTCGACAAGCCGGCGGCGCTGGCCCACCTGTTCAAGTACGACTCCGTGCACCGCACGTGGCCGGGCGAAGTGAGCCACACGGACAAGGGCATCGTCGTGAACGGCAAGGAGATCGCCGTCACCGCGGAGAAGGACCCCTCCGCGCTGCCCTGGAAGAACATGAACGTGGACGTGGTGATGGAGTGCACCGGCCGCTTCACCGCGCGCGACGCCGCCGCCAAGCACCTGGCCGCGGGCGCCAAGAAGGTCATCATCTCCGCGCCGGCCAAGGGCCCGGACATGACCATCGCGTACGGCATCAACCACCACGAGTACGACCCGGCCAAGCACCACATCGTGTCCAACGCCTCGTGCACCACCAACTGCCTGGCGCCCATCGCCAAGGTGCTGGTGGACAACTTCGGCATCGAGAAGGGCCTGATGACGACGGTGCACAGCTA
This window encodes:
- a CDS encoding N-acetylmuramoyl-L-alanine amidase, which codes for MRTFLPSWSRTLALTLLFTSVLAQAQDTPEAFEGDDLGLEPPGVQYLPAPAPRAHEQRRLSPDAPAVVRREVRAGKSNVKSAGVPQTRRGDGALSGKVIYLSPGHGFYRDDKLKRWATQRPNTWGVVEDFISAEVVSQELQPQLMAAGATVVTVRESDLNPLLATVDNGGTGYVEGGDSARFHASAQKGWAPPPVPMGNNVEPFTLGTTRTLDTAATSSARATWTPDVPADAAYNVYVSYGSDPTRATDAHYVVKHTGGESHFRVNQQRHGGTWVLLGRFYFKAGKHPESGAVVLENDSAQGTGATLSVDAVRLGGGRGLLGDAAQGPLLRPRFEESGRYHVQYSGAPFSVYAPSGGNALSNERNADVTSRPRFAAWLHEEGEDAVYVAWHTNAGTTGTVRGTEAYVYGPHPVDGTLNFTGVAGSDVLGRALLAQIDTDLKREVDPAWRVRGLRSGNLGEVNPTHNPETPAVLLEMAYHDNTTDAGNLKEARFRHVAARAIVQGLIKYFATRDGAAVHLPPETPGAVAARNATTGAVEVKWTAPPQVALEEGRDAPTGYRLYQSADGFGWDEGTEVQGTSATVSLAAGTLRYFRVAAVNAGGESFPSATVGVRVGDTPPVLLVNAYERLDATVACGEELETPYDLEAPLRVYLEAMNDGSYLRQHGAAFAQAAVAFDSATGNAVAAGLVSPTGYRLVDWSTGRGGVGGAGLTRTEQDTLRAFVTGGGNLLLSGSRTVFALSQGSAEDKAFLADILRASFGVGSVLGRVEGFTGGILRDLPATPLDDGTLEAYPVGVTDVLLPTTPGTDVLRYVNAGLGAAVLSGTAPAGQVLVLGFPFEGLASNRERSRLVGEFLVRSGLLAQAPALPTADVTPAVSPRPLSSCVAVREVDPHPVVQPPPPPPPPEPTVVPALPSDYSPKGDSGCGCGAGSGTASGLWVLVGVIVQLRRARSKAAHAKR
- the gap gene encoding type I glyceraldehyde-3-phosphate dehydrogenase, encoding MAIKLAINGFGRIGRCILRAALSRKEDLEIVAINDLDKPAALAHLFKYDSVHRTWPGEVSHTDKGIVVNGKEIAVTAEKDPSALPWKNMNVDVVMECTGRFTARDAAAKHLAAGAKKVIISAPAKGPDMTIAYGINHHEYDPAKHHIVSNASCTTNCLAPIAKVLVDNFGIEKGLMTTVHSYTNDQRILDLTHDDMRRARAAALSMIPTSTGAAKAIGEVLPALKGKMHGLSVRVPTPNVSLVDLTVNTSKKVTAEEVIAAMKAAANGALKGVLEFSDAQTVSVDYNGNPHSAIFDATNCYVMGDNLLKVMAWYDNEWGFSNRMVDTAKFLVSKGVA